Genomic DNA from Salinibacter pepae:
CACCACGTTGGTGCTCTCGATCGCAATGTTGCGCCCCGAGAACTGCGCATTGAGCGCCGACACCACCTGATTCTCCATCGTCGTGATGTCTCCCTTCTTCGAGATGCGGACCAGGTGGCCGACGTCCCCAAACCGCTTCACCTCCGGCTCCTCCTCAAACGATTCGGTGAGGGCGGACCGGACGTCGACGGTGTTCAGGTCCGTCGTGTTGCCCACGACGAACTCCATCCCCCCGCGGAAGTCGATGCCCAGGGCGAGCCCCTTCGTGAGCAACGAAAGGATGCTGATCGCAAGCAGCGTCCCCGAGATGATGTAGCCGATACGGCGGTTCGGGATGAGACTGTAGTCGGCGTTTTCGAAAAGACGCATGGTAATCCGTCGTTGAAGAAAAATCCCGTCGTGATGACAGCCTGGGGGGAGGGCGGCGCCCTACCCGTAGCTCACCTGCATTCGGCGGTCCTCGACCATGTAGTCGAAGAGGAGGCGGGTGACGATGATGGCCGTGAAGAGCGAGGCGAGAATGCCCGCCATGAGCGTGACGGCAAAGCCCTTAATTGGGCCGACGCCGAAGGAGTACAGAATGACGCCGACGAAGAAGGTCGTGATGTTGGCGTCGAGGATGGCGCTCAGGGACTGCTCGTAGCCGGCATTGATCGCGGCACGGAGGGTTTTGCCAGTGGCCTGCTCCTCGCGCACCCGGTCGTAGACCAGCACGTTGGCGTCCACGGCCATACCAATCGTGAGGACGATCCCGGCGATGCCGGGCAGGGTCAGGGTGGCGCCGAACCCGGCGAGGATGCCCATGATGAGAATCAGGTTCAGCAGCAGCGCAATGTCGGCCACGACCCCGGCCGTGCGGTAGTACATGATCATAAAGAGCACGACCAGCAGAAATCCAGCCACGACGGAGATGAAGCCGGCCCGCGTCGACTCCTCCCCGAGGCTCGGCCCCACCGTCCGCTCCGAAATGATGTTCAGGTCCGTCTGGAGCCGCCCGGACTGCAGGACCGTGACGATGTCCTGGGCCTCCTGCCGCGACTCAAGCCCCGTAATCTCGGTCCGCCCCCCAGAAATTCGGCTCTGGATGTTCGGGCTCGAGTAGACGATGTCGTCGAGAACGATCGACACCCGGTTTCCGATGTTCGCCGCGGTAATTCGGTCCCAGCGCCGCGCGCCGTCCGAGTTCATCGTGATGGAGACCTTCGGCTCGTTTGTCTGCCGGTCGAACTGGACCGACGCCTCCGTCACCACCTCGCCGGTGAGCTCCGGCTCCGCCCGGACGGCCAGCAGGTGAAATGCCTCCCGCCCGTCCTCGGTGGTCAACACGGGACTGGCCGTCCACATCGGCTCGATCCCCGGGGGCAGCATGTTCTGAACCGACGGGTCCTGAAGAAGCTCGTTCACCCGCGACGTGTCGGTCGCGAAGGCCCGCCCGATGATCGGCTGCTCCTGGCCCGGCATCGGCTGCATCGCGGCCAGAAGCGAATTCTGGGGCCCGGCCTGCATGCCCTCCCCAGGCTCCGTGAGGGCCGTTCCCTGCTGCTGGCCGCCGGACGCCTCCTGTCCCGACGACGCCGCGAGCTCGGTGCCCTCCGTCACTTCGGACGTGTCGGTCGAGGCCTCCATCGCGGCCGTGTCGGCGGCCTGGGCCTCCGCAATGCGGGCGGAGTCCTCCGCGGTCGGCTCGTAGTACTCAATCATGCGCTGTACGGACTCCCCCAGCTGTTGGGGGTTCGCCATCAGGTGAAAAGTGAGCTGCGACGCGCTCTCCAGCAGGTCGCGGACGCGCTCCCGGTCACTCACCCCTGGTAGCTCCACCACAATCCGCTCGTCGC
This window encodes:
- the secD gene encoding protein translocase subunit SecD gives rise to the protein MQGNGFKVGLTIFFVGLCGFYLFPSVQNLYVSYKMNNMPEEERVEYREDNRQWLEQVDASSLNLGLDLQGGMHVTLEVEIGNLLDQLAVNKDEAFQQTLQAAEQRAEQENVSVVEAFVEEFEAENPDGRLSRYFRNQGEDITRRSSNDEVQEYLQGQADTAVQNGIQVVRNRVNQYGVTEPSIQRQGDERIVVELPGVSDRERVRDLLESASQLTFHLMANPQQLGESVQRMIEYYEPTAEDSARIAEAQAADTAAMEASTDTSEVTEGTELAASSGQEASGGQQQGTALTEPGEGMQAGPQNSLLAAMQPMPGQEQPIIGRAFATDTSRVNELLQDPSVQNMLPPGIEPMWTASPVLTTEDGREAFHLLAVRAEPELTGEVVTEASVQFDRQTNEPKVSITMNSDGARRWDRITAANIGNRVSIVLDDIVYSSPNIQSRISGGRTEITGLESRQEAQDIVTVLQSGRLQTDLNIISERTVGPSLGEESTRAGFISVVAGFLLVVLFMIMYYRTAGVVADIALLLNLILIMGILAGFGATLTLPGIAGIVLTIGMAVDANVLVYDRVREEQATGKTLRAAINAGYEQSLSAILDANITTFFVGVILYSFGVGPIKGFAVTLMAGILASLFTAIIVTRLLFDYMVEDRRMQVSYG